From the Streptomyces syringium genome, one window contains:
- a CDS encoding isoprenylcysteine carboxyl methyltransferase family protein yields MLWYTALVLAVATERVGELLLARRNARWSLARGGTPADHGHYRWMVALHTGLLVACPLEVLVAHRSVPPLLTWTMLAVVVASQALRWWCIHTLGRQWNTRVIVVPGLRLVTAGPYRRLRHPNYVAVVAEGLALPLVGGAWVTALVFTVLNAWLLTVRIRCEDAALATATAVGART; encoded by the coding sequence GTGCTCTGGTACACAGCCCTGGTGCTGGCCGTCGCGACGGAACGCGTCGGCGAACTGCTCCTGGCACGCCGCAACGCGCGCTGGAGCCTGGCCCGCGGCGGCACCCCGGCCGACCACGGACACTACCGGTGGATGGTGGCCCTGCACACCGGGCTGCTGGTGGCCTGCCCGCTCGAAGTGCTGGTCGCCCACCGGTCCGTCCCGCCGTTGCTCACCTGGACGATGCTCGCCGTCGTCGTCGCCTCCCAGGCACTGCGCTGGTGGTGCATCCACACGCTGGGAAGGCAGTGGAACACCCGGGTCATCGTCGTCCCCGGACTGCGTCTGGTGACCGCGGGCCCCTACCGCCGGCTTCGCCACCCCAACTACGTGGCTGTGGTCGCCGAGGGCCTGGCCCTGCCCCTGGTGGGCGGGGCCTGGGTGACCGCGCTGGTGTTCACGGTCCTGAACGCCTGGCTCCTCACCGTCCGCATCCGGTGCGAAGACGCCGCACTGGCCACCGCCACCGCGGTGGGCGCGCGCACATGA
- a CDS encoding type III polyketide synthase produces the protein MTTRITAVHGLLAPHRQPQKAITDVVCRACLPDGTGRAVLDRLHSSTQVRTRHMVLPLEEYARLDGFGGANDVFIRAATDLGARAVRGALRTAGLRATDVDLLLFTSVTGIATPSIDARLVGRLGLRPDIKRLPVFGLGCVAGAAGIARLHDYLRGWPDHVAVLLSVELCTLTFQRADSSPANLIATGLFGDGAAAVVACGAGRSAQGPAVVATRSHLYPDTGHAMGWEVGSSGFRVVLDPVVPELIRRNLAGDVRGFLDEHGLKTKDVTAWICHPGGPRILHTITETLDLPAGALDLTWRHLAEAGNLSSSSVLHVLRDTLARRPPPPGSHGLLLAMGPGFCCELVLLRW, from the coding sequence ATGACGACCCGGATCACAGCCGTCCATGGCCTCCTGGCTCCCCACCGCCAGCCCCAGAAAGCCATTACCGACGTGGTATGCCGGGCCTGTCTGCCAGACGGGACCGGCCGCGCGGTACTCGACCGCCTTCACAGCAGTACTCAAGTGCGCACCCGCCACATGGTGCTGCCTCTGGAGGAGTACGCCCGGCTGGACGGCTTCGGCGGCGCCAACGACGTTTTCATCCGCGCGGCCACGGACCTGGGTGCCCGGGCGGTCCGCGGTGCGCTGCGGACCGCCGGGCTGCGGGCCACCGACGTCGACCTGCTGCTCTTCACTTCCGTCACCGGCATCGCCACGCCCTCCATCGACGCCCGCCTCGTGGGCCGGCTGGGGCTGCGGCCCGACATCAAACGGCTCCCTGTCTTCGGCCTGGGCTGTGTCGCGGGGGCGGCGGGCATCGCCCGTCTGCACGACTATCTGCGTGGCTGGCCCGATCACGTCGCCGTCCTCCTCTCCGTCGAACTGTGCACCCTGACCTTCCAGCGCGCGGATTCCTCGCCGGCCAACCTCATCGCCACCGGCCTGTTCGGTGACGGGGCGGCCGCGGTCGTCGCCTGTGGCGCGGGCCGGTCCGCCCAGGGGCCCGCGGTGGTGGCCACACGCAGCCACCTGTACCCGGACACCGGGCACGCCATGGGCTGGGAAGTCGGCAGTTCCGGATTCCGTGTGGTGCTCGATCCGGTCGTGCCCGAGCTGATCCGCCGCAACCTGGCAGGCGACGTCCGCGGCTTCCTGGACGAACACGGCCTGAAGACCAAGGACGTCACGGCCTGGATCTGCCATCCGGGCGGCCCCCGGATCCTGCACACCATCACGGAGACCCTCGATCTCCCCGCCGGCGCGCTCGACCTCACCTGGCGACACCTGGCCGAGGCCGGCAACCTCTCGTCGTCCTCCGTGCTGCACGTCCTGCGTGACACCCTGGCCCGCCGCCCCCCACCGCCGGGTTCCCACGGACTGCTCCTGGCCATGGGCCCGGGCTTCTGCTGCGAACTGGTCCTGCTGCGCTGGTAG
- a CDS encoding UbiA family prenyltransferase: METDRAPLARQTSGLTGRPVLALAASCHPGPSAAVTVLVTVLAVAAGHSAGGCAWLAAAVLTGQLSVGWCNDAFDARRDAAAGRPKPVATGAVSPQTVWAAAHTALALCVPLSLMCGSLAGTVHLAGVGAAWAYNLRLKATMWSWLPYAAGFASLPAFVTLSSGAHSWPPWWVVVAGALLGVGAHLADTVPDISSDLAVGVRGLPHRLGTSGTRRVLPVPLVAATVALALGPPGPLPAAGAVALTAAVATALAGAALGRTHTKAPFAAAVAVATVDVALLLAQGSRIT; the protein is encoded by the coding sequence GTGGAAACCGACCGGGCGCCGCTCGCCAGGCAGACCTCCGGCCTGACCGGCCGACCGGTCCTGGCGCTGGCCGCGTCGTGCCACCCGGGGCCTTCGGCAGCGGTCACCGTTCTGGTGACCGTGCTGGCTGTCGCCGCGGGACACTCCGCGGGCGGCTGCGCATGGCTCGCGGCGGCGGTGCTGACCGGTCAGCTGTCGGTCGGCTGGTGCAACGATGCCTTCGACGCGCGCCGTGACGCCGCCGCGGGCCGCCCCAAACCCGTCGCGACGGGAGCGGTGTCACCGCAGACGGTATGGGCGGCCGCGCACACCGCGCTCGCACTGTGCGTGCCGCTTTCGCTGATGTGCGGTTCCCTCGCGGGGACCGTGCATCTGGCGGGGGTCGGGGCCGCATGGGCGTACAACCTCCGCCTGAAGGCCACGATGTGGTCCTGGCTGCCTTACGCCGCGGGATTCGCGAGCCTGCCGGCCTTCGTCACCCTCAGTTCGGGCGCACACTCGTGGCCCCCGTGGTGGGTGGTCGTGGCCGGCGCTCTGCTGGGCGTGGGCGCCCATCTGGCTGACACCGTGCCGGACATCAGCAGCGACCTGGCAGTGGGGGTGCGCGGCCTGCCGCACCGGCTCGGCACATCCGGGACACGCCGGGTGCTGCCGGTGCCCCTGGTGGCGGCGACCGTGGCCCTGGCCCTCGGCCCGCCCGGTCCGCTCCCCGCCGCGGGGGCAGTCGCCCTGACGGCGGCGGTGGCGACGGCGCTCGCCGGGGCGGCGCTGGGCCGAACACACACCAAAGCCCCCTTCGCCGCGGCCGTGGCGGTCGCGACGGTGGACGTGGCGCTTCTGCTGGCTCAGGGCAGCCGCATCACCTGA
- the helR gene encoding RNA polymerase recycling motor ATPase HelR, protein MNSLTTSAFDLPDRLSAKATPALIDGDEQHFAAISESLEQTIAELSDRLETTRKAPGGIGREAMDRDAEIHRLTSRLRTLRRFGLDLCLGHIVRTDNADSVYIGRLGLTDSTGRRLLLDWRSPAAEPFFAATHANPMGLASRRRYRWTRGRISDYWDEVFTADGLEGHAALDDQSAFIASLGGNRSSRMRDVLATIQADQDAIIRAGSRGALVVDGGPGTGKTVVALHRAAHLLYSDPRLGHRKGGVLFVGPSRPYLAYVADVLPSLGEEGVQTCTVRDLVTEGAGAVLETDPDVALLKSSADLVKAIEPAVGIYEEPPTEGMTVSTHWSDIWLSANDWAAAFEAVEPGTPHNEARDQIREELLTILMDKDDSDAPPELLRRSLLQDRELIRTLNRAWPMIEASDLVGDLWSVPAYLRKCAPHLAPDEVRKLQRKDVQAWTVSDLPLLDAARQRLGDPEASVRKRRHDASVAAERARRADAIDSLLQNVEIDESEGAVGMLHGRDLQDSLIDESARPGIEPDLLAGPFAHIIVDEAQELTDAEWQMLLLRCPSRSFTIVGDRAQARHGFTESWQERLERAGLDRIEVASLSINYRTPEEVMAEAELVVRAALPDANVPTSIRSSGIPVVHGSVADLGAILDTWLAAHDEGIACVIGDPAFRATSRVRSLTPELSKGLEFDLVVLIDPETFGEGIEGAVDRYVAMTRATQQLVILTSS, encoded by the coding sequence ATGAACTCCCTGACCACCAGCGCGTTCGACCTTCCCGACCGCCTCTCCGCCAAGGCCACCCCGGCGCTGATCGACGGCGACGAGCAGCACTTCGCGGCCATCTCGGAGAGCCTCGAGCAGACGATCGCCGAACTGTCCGACCGTCTGGAGACCACGCGCAAGGCGCCCGGCGGCATCGGCCGCGAGGCGATGGACCGGGACGCGGAGATCCACCGCCTGACCAGCCGGCTGCGCACCTTGCGACGCTTCGGCCTGGACCTGTGCCTGGGACACATCGTCCGTACGGACAACGCCGACTCCGTGTACATAGGGCGACTCGGCCTCACCGACAGCACGGGTCGCCGGTTGCTGCTCGACTGGCGTTCCCCCGCGGCCGAGCCGTTCTTCGCCGCGACCCACGCCAACCCGATGGGTCTGGCAAGTCGCCGCAGGTACCGCTGGACCCGCGGCCGGATCAGCGACTACTGGGACGAGGTGTTCACCGCCGACGGGCTCGAGGGGCACGCCGCGCTCGACGACCAGTCCGCGTTCATCGCCAGCCTGGGAGGCAACCGGTCGTCCCGGATGCGAGACGTGCTCGCCACCATCCAGGCCGATCAGGACGCCATCATCCGGGCGGGATCCCGCGGTGCTCTCGTCGTCGACGGCGGCCCCGGTACGGGCAAGACCGTCGTCGCTCTGCACCGGGCCGCCCACCTCCTCTACTCCGACCCCCGCCTCGGTCACCGTAAGGGCGGTGTACTGTTCGTCGGTCCGAGCCGGCCCTACCTGGCCTACGTCGCCGATGTCCTGCCGAGTCTCGGTGAGGAGGGCGTGCAGACCTGCACCGTCCGCGACCTCGTCACCGAGGGAGCCGGAGCAGTGCTCGAGACCGACCCGGACGTGGCCCTCCTGAAGTCGTCCGCGGACCTGGTGAAGGCGATCGAACCAGCCGTCGGCATCTACGAGGAGCCGCCCACCGAGGGCATGACGGTCTCGACCCACTGGTCCGACATCTGGCTGAGCGCCAACGACTGGGCGGCGGCGTTCGAGGCAGTGGAGCCGGGCACACCGCACAACGAGGCGCGCGACCAGATCCGGGAGGAACTGCTCACGATCCTGATGGACAAGGACGACAGTGACGCTCCGCCCGAGCTGCTCCGCAGGTCGCTGCTGCAGGACCGGGAGCTGATCCGGACCCTCAACCGCGCGTGGCCGATGATCGAAGCGAGTGACCTCGTCGGGGACCTGTGGTCGGTGCCCGCCTACCTGCGCAAGTGCGCTCCGCACCTCGCCCCCGACGAGGTCCGCAAACTGCAGCGGAAGGACGTCCAGGCCTGGACGGTTTCCGACCTGCCGCTCCTGGACGCCGCCCGGCAGCGGCTCGGCGACCCGGAGGCGTCCGTACGCAAGCGCCGGCACGACGCCTCCGTCGCCGCCGAACGCGCGCGCAGGGCCGATGCCATCGACAGCCTGCTGCAGAACGTCGAGATCGACGAGAGCGAAGGCGCGGTGGGGATGCTGCACGGACGGGACCTGCAGGACAGCCTGATCGACGAGAGCGCACGGCCTGGCATCGAACCGGACCTGCTCGCCGGACCGTTCGCCCACATCATCGTGGACGAGGCTCAGGAACTGACCGACGCCGAATGGCAGATGCTGCTGCTCCGCTGCCCCTCCCGGAGCTTCACCATCGTCGGTGACCGCGCCCAGGCCAGGCACGGTTTCACGGAGTCGTGGCAGGAACGGCTCGAGCGGGCCGGACTCGACCGGATCGAGGTGGCCTCCCTGAGCATCAACTACCGCACGCCGGAAGAGGTCATGGCGGAAGCCGAACTGGTCGTCCGCGCCGCACTCCCGGACGCCAACGTGCCGACTTCCATCCGCAGCAGCGGCATCCCCGTCGTGCACGGATCCGTCGCGGATCTGGGCGCGATCCTCGACACCTGGCTCGCCGCACATGACGAGGGGATCGCCTGCGTCATCGGCGATCCCGCGTTCCGGGCGACATCCCGCGTCCGATCGCTGACGCCGGAACTGTCGAAGGGGCTCGAGTTCGACCTGGTCGTCCTCATCGACCCGGAGACGTTCGGTGAGGGCATCGAAGGAGCCGTCGACCGCTATGTCGCCATGACCCGCGCGACCCAGCAACTCGTCATCCTCACGAGCTCCTGA